In the Anolis sagrei isolate rAnoSag1 chromosome 1, rAnoSag1.mat, whole genome shotgun sequence genome, CATGGCAGAGAgttgcttttaatttttattaatagaAAAAATAACAACAGTTTTGTTTGTTAGTTTTCAGAACATTTGCCTTCAACACCAAACAAAATCTGAAACACGTGTTCACTCTGATGTGCCTTCAGAAACTCTAGGAACTGACCCAGGTCCATGTGATAGTCATTCCTCAGTCCATAATCACCATGGGCTTGAAATTGCAAATCTTCAAAAGTTTGGAAGAGTCGTAGATCGTCCACATTTGCCTCGGTCTCCCCACTTTCAACATGTTTGCAGGAAATGTGTTTCCAGTTGGGATATCTAACATCATGCCAAAACTCTTCACAGTTTCCTTTGATACCCTCCACACAAATGATCCCAGGCTTCCCAGTTAGACAGAAACCAGTCAAGTTTAATTTCTTGGCACAGTCAAATATCTTTTTCCTTAGTTCTTGTCTATATATGTGGTGGCTGTAAATCCACATCCGGTTAAATAATGATTTAACTGTTTTTGCATCTGGAACACTTTCAGAGTAGAGTTTGCTGTTTTGTATATATGAAATGCTGTTGTCTTGCAACCACTGAACTGCTGTGTATATGCAAAGTTctcctagatctaaggaagtaatataAGAAGTGAGATCCTGATTGAGCTGAAATTGTTGCTGCCTATCTAGCGCATCCGATCTTGCAAAAAGCTGTGGTGCCATATAGGGGTAGTCATGAGGTAAAGTAACTTGCAAATTCACTTTTACCTACAAATAGATAAGAAAAATATTACAATTCAGAGTGTTATTTTTGTTTGGTAACTGGGCAGTTTTGTGAGTTATGCCTGACTCATTACACTCATACAGAGGGAGATAGTATATGAGTACAGTTGGTCATATCTACTTCTGCTTAATTGTTTCTGACTTTAATTTGTGAACCTTTGGGTTCCAATTGATTCCTGATGCCTGACCACTCAGAATTAAAAGTACacacctgggttgctgtgagttttccgagctgtatggcgacgttccagaagcattctctcctgcgatttcccaggcaggaagcagccaggctttgaagctgaaaggcttcAAACTTTCACACTTACCTTAAGAAACAGACAAGGGCTCTTTCTCTTACCCTGaatattccacagatgtataaatctcacatgcctagtttccaaaagacttcataacctctgaggatgtgggcaaaacgtcaatagagaatgcttctggaacatggccatatagcttggaaaactcacagcaacctagtgattccggccatgaaagcccttgacaACACAGTACTCACAgttcttacaacctctgaggatgcctgccatagatgcaggtgaaatgtcagtagaaaatgcttctggaacatggccagaaaacttacagcaacccaaaacatCTTTGCTTACTATGACCTCAGATGTCATGGGAAGGAGGGCCTTTGGTGGTTCCCCATTAGTGGGGTCATAGCTATCTGTAGAAGTGGGAGTCTcagccacatatatacatacattcacttttatcatggatatagatatatagatatagataacccCAGATATAATGCATTCGAGCAGGCatggcaaacttaggccctttaagtgttttgggctccaactcccacaattcctaacagcctactggagtccaaaacacctggagggccaaagtttgcccatgtctgcattATCTAACCATGAAGTATGGATGACTGAGACCAGAATCTGCTCTGGAGAGGCAACATAATGTATTGGTTCAAATCACTGAATCACTAACtagctgtggtgcagctagttagtagccagctgcattaaatcactactgactgagaggtcatgagtttgaagccagcccgggttggagtgagctcccaaccattaacagtctagcttgctgttgatctatgcagcccgaaagacagttgcacctgtcaagtaggaaatttaggtactgctttatgcagggaggctaatttaactaatttacgacaccataaaacattcCAGCAGCATGCGTAAAAATGAAGAAGTGCTTCATCAAGGACTTGGCGTCccaagtggcagctccccctgtggccagaattgagcatactctcatgaagccggaaagctggaatgttaaattgcctctgtgtttgtctatatatgatatatatgtctaagtggcaatgaatgtttgccgtgtatgtgtgcattgtaatccgccctgagtgctctgcagggtgagaagggcgaaatagaaatactttaaataaataaataaatagatagataaataaataaataaattcttaaagACTGGCCAGGTGTCACAACTCCTTAGCATCAAGTGAAATCATtacaattcttttttaaaagccaaatttaattacttatttatttatgacatttatatgctgcccttctcaccccgaaggggactcagagcggcttacaagtaatatgtaaattcaatatattatattattacaatagcaaaaattagtattatatattactatgttgtacgataccattatactataatattattattaatatcacatgtaatataaaatatataattataatatcttattattatcagtattatattgtaccacattataatattatcaatattatatatggaAGACAGATGGTCTCACCTTTGGTGCGTCTATAGTAACGGAAACTGAATACTCAATAACGCGTGGGGGATCCTGATCTTCTGTATTGTTCAAATATTTCTGAACGTTACTGAAAGTATGTTCATCATGAAGAGTGATTTCTCCTTTATGAGGAAACATGGAAAAAAGCATTTCTAGTTCAGTCATCTGAAGCTGAATCCTTTCTTTTATGGCACTGGACATTGCTACAGATGGGAAGCCACCTGCAGAACAAAAGGCACAAAAAGAACATGTTAAGAGTCCAAAGTATACTCTGAAGTTATTGACAAATTTGGACTGGACAggaaaatatacatacacacacacaatctgtctatctatctatctataatattatataataatatttaatatttaatatattatatatatatatatatatatatatatatagaactaATGAAacaccatttttttctttcttctttgatttCCCTTTGAGTTCTAAGGAGTTCAGAGAGGGGAGGGGCGCTTCTGCGTGTCAACCAATCAACTCTGCAAACCCTGTCGCGAGCCCCAGGGTCGCCGACCAACGTGATTGGTTTGTCTCCTTTTGTGGAACGCGCTCTCATTGGAGGTGTATAGATATATCTATCGGAGCATCTTCCCTCTCCACATACCTCGCACGAGACTCCTGCTCCCCTTGAGCTTCTCAAAGCCACGCCCACTACAATCCCGGCCCCGCCCCCAGCTGACGTGTCACACGCTTCCTTCCAGGACAGCTGATTTGGTGACGCATGCGCACTAGGCGGCGTGTTGGTTTGAGAGAGAAAACTGATTCTGTTCAAGCCATGGttccaaagtggtgtcaaactgcatcatatctacagtgtagatgtcccTATACGTATCTGTCTTCACGCACACGTATGTTCCTTTGCCTGCATGTAGGTGTATGTGTACACCCAAGAGTCCTACTgagtcatcacactagagcaggcatgggcaaatttggtccctttaaggtgttttggacttggactcccacaattcctggcctcaggccccttccttttcctaagcggctgagggggaaaaggaaggggcctgaggccaggaattgtgggagttgaactccaaaacaccttaaACGgaccaaatttgcccatgcctgcactagagcatggatccacttaaaatccagtttctgcctcctgcagaattctggggtttgtagttttgtggggctgttaaaggcacctccctaaactacaaaccccacaattctgcaggaggcagatttaaagtggattcattctctagtgtgcatctatatctatatgcagttttgacaccacttcaactgccattgcTTTGATGccttcccaggagttgtagtttcccaaggtctttttacccttctctgtcaaggactggtgcctcaccaagctacagatcccaggatcccatatagTATGGAGCCATTGCAGCTGAAGTGGAATCAAGCCGCATTCGTTCCCCAGTACAGACACATGACTCCAGAAAccatgggtgaccttgagcaaggcccactctctcagcctcaaaggaaccCCCACGACAGCAATGCCTTTTCTCTTCTGTACACAAACACACCTCCTTGGAGCTGAGCTACTAAACGGATGCAGCTGCCGCACCCAGGAGTCAATGAGTGAGGGTGCCGATGTGGAACGCCTGGGCAACAGCCACGCCCCGGTCTAAATCCGCGCTCTCATTGGTACAGCCGCGTTCCATGACCACGCCTCCCCGGCTTCTCCGCGCTCTCATTGGCTAAGCCGCGAAGGCGTCTTGAGCCCGCGCCTCTGATCCCGGAAGGGCGCTTGGGAGGTTCCttgtcagcagcagcagcagcagcagccacatCCACCAAGGTGAGTTTGCTCACAGAAAGCCAAATACTCGCAGCATTTATTCCTCCGTGGTTTTCCTACCAGCTTCCCCTAGGTAGGATACTATGAGGAAGCAGAGTGTGCTTTCTAAGGGTTGCCTCCACATTCTGCagttagtgcagtttgataccactttaactgctttacCTCAATCCAAAGGAACTGAGGGATTAGTAGTTTTACAacgtctttcgccttctctgccaaggttTGCTAGTGATTTTATGATTGCTAATTCTAACaattgattacactatgtaataacATTTGGGAAAAAACCCTATTTTCTTGTTCTAGTACTAacaacagtattatttatttacaacatttatatgctgcccttcttactccgaaggggactcagagcggcttacaagttatatgtaaacacaatatattatattattaggtaaaggtgctcatcttcatttgtaagccaaagagctggcattgtccatagacaccttcaaggtcatgtggccagcatgactgcatggagcaccattaccttcccaccagagaggtacctattgatctactcacatttgaatgttctcGAATtgctatattattagcatagcacaatattagtatttatttattatttatttactatatttgtatgccgtcgtattagtatttatttattatttatttactatatttgtatactgtcgtattagtatttatttattatttatttactacatttgtataccgtccttctcagcccataggcgacccAGGATGGTTTACAGAGGCAGAAATTCAATGCTCACGtcaccataaaaacatttaaaaatattaacatataatataaaatcatagcaaatcaataaaacatagatcatttacgtctcttagttaaaaacattgtccagtacCATACATTCCCATAACAGTAGCAtaactttgttttctttcttacaGAAATGGACTTCAAGGCAGTTGCAAACTACTCAAGGCTCCACGCCAAGCCTCCGGGCATGTCCCTTCAGTATGGGACCGCCGGCTTCCGGACCAAGGCGGAAGACCTGGACCACACCATGTTCTGCATGGGTTTGCTGGCGGTGCTGAGGTCCAAGCAGACCAAGTCAACCATTGGCATCATGGTCACCGCCTCTCACAACCCTGAAGTAAGAGAAATTAGCATTTCTGgtaaaggagaaagggggaagaacaGCGGAAAGTAGATAGGCATCTACACCGGGCACAGGCaaacttccaggtgttttggacttcaactctgagaaattccagctagtttacctactgttaggaattgtgggaggtgaagtccaaaacacctgtagggccaaagtttgcccatgcctgatctacaccatagaacagtggttctcaacctgtgggtccccaggtgttttggtgtcCAACtctctgaaatcccagccagtttaccagctgttaagatttctgggagttgaaggccaaaacacccggggacccacagattgagagccACTGCCATAGAAGGAATGCAGCTGGACACCACTTTAGCTACAATGGCTTaaagttatggaatcctgggagttgtagtttggcaccagcactgtttggcaaaGAGGGCCACAAcacttgtagaactacaactccatagctttaagccatggcagttaaagtggtgtcaaaactgcattatttctacaggtTAGATGTACCTTACCCGAGGAACACAGCCAGACCTTTCATGATGCTATGTTGTCTTGTTTCAAGGAAGACAATGGCGTGAAGCTGATTGACCCTTTGGGGGAAATGTTGGCAGCCACATGGGAGGCGCATGCCACTCGCTTGGCCaacgtggaggaggaggagctgcagGCGGTGCtgatggacatctgtcagaagGAAGGAGTAGACCTTCAGCACAGTGCTTTTGTGGTTATCGGCAGAGACACCAGGTAAAGCTACACACCTCTCAGGGAACAAGAAACAACACCAGAATTTGCAAGGGTTACTTTTTAAGACCACAACTTCAAAAATACACCCCATTGGAAAttattctgagaattgtagttcaaaataAGTAACTGTTTCTAAACTCTTTTGAATGGACTCATTCACTCGTGCTATTTTCATGGAAGATCAGTGTACCACTTTGTAAGTGCTTCCAATGGAGAATCATTGAGAAAGTTTATCCAAGGTCTGTATATGTATATTCAAGCTGCAAGGagtgtgctgctgctgctactacacTTCCTAGTTGGCTATTTagcatctaagggcccttccacacagacctatatcccagaatatctgctttgaactgggttatctgagtccacactcagttaatgtgggattttctgccttgatattctgggacatagggctgtgtggaagggtccttagccagaactttccaaactgtgtgttgcgaCACACTAGTGTGCCAGCTACattgtgtaggtgtgtcatgtaAATGTAACGAGAAATTACAAAAGTCTTAGAAATGTATGTTATCTCACaaatcacatattttaaaaaatatgaatgaaaggttttcatgagatacatTGTGTCCCCATGCATTTACTTAGTACAATTTATATGTCCAtatctctggtttgctagtacaATTGAATTACTGTATTGCAAAATGATGAGTGTCTGAAAAGTGTGCCACCAACATAGAAAAGGgtcccttggtggtgcagcaggtgaaGCTGCACcaccaagctgctgaacttgctgagctgctgaacttgctggccaaaaggttggctgttcgaatccggagagcggggtgaattcccgctgttaggcccagcttctactaacctagcagctcaaaaacatgcaaatatgagtagatcaataggtaccgcttctgcgagaaggtaatggtactccatgcaataatgaccttggaggcgtctatggacaacaccggctctttggccttgaaatggagatgagcaccaacccccagaactggacatgactagacttaatgtcaaggggaaacctttactaacatggaaaagtttggaaagctctgttctaaCAAAAGAGAATCCATCACCTTAGGAGGAAGTCCAACAGTGGATTGCACTGTTGGAACAGTTCTTATGCCATAGAAAAGTTCTTCCTGATACTTGTTCTAAATTACTTATTGTAAATAGTAATTCACACCCTTTGGTTTTCCAGGTgtgttggatttcaactctcagaaatcccagccagtttaccagctgttaggaactgtgagacctaaagtccaaaacacctggaggaccaaaggttgggaaaaaCTGTTGTAAATTGAATCAGTTAGTAAACTAAGCCCTTCCCTTAAAGCAACATAAAAGTAATGTGCTTCCTCATCTGCAGTAGCCCTTGTGTTGCCTCTGATTGATTTCTTCAGAAGGGTGAAGAGCCCCTTTGCCTGTTCTGTATAtgacttaggtcccttccacacagccatataacccagaatatcaagacagctaatctacaatatctactttgaactggattatctgagtccacagtgccatataatctagttcaatgctgattttgtacagctgtgggAAATGGGCCTTAGTCTTGGTTTAGGCAGTCATTTGATAGAGAATAAGCTGGGGCTGGTCAAGTATCAAGACAGCTTGGGAATCTTGCATTAACCATTGGTGGTGAGAAGGTCTGATATAATCATACTTCATAGATAAATTCATAATATTAAATAGCATAGATTGAACTGTTTAAGCTTTGATAGAAGtggttttcatttattttagatTAGATGTGGTTTCACTTGTTCATAGTAGTTAATTGCCCAGTACTTCCCTAACCCCTTGGCTGCTAGGATCATTCTTCCTCCAGAGAAGATTTCCTTGAGCTTGCATCTTCAGGTTAAGGATTATGCCATATATGTTATCATTTGTCAGTGTTCGGTTGCTGGCAATTAATTGGAGTGAGCTTTTGAGTTTGTATTACATTTCAACAATTATCTCTTTATTTCTATGTTTGTATCCAGATCTAGCAGCAAGAAGCTTTCACAGTCAGTAATTGATGGTGTGTCTGTCCTTGGAGGTCAATACCATGGTATGCCCTATGCACTTTCCATATTGTTTGCTTTTCCAAGCATCAGTAATATTTTATTCTAGATTTGGCCCTACACGTTCATATGttttacttttgtggatttgattaaaatgctctCTCGAGATCTCTTGATTTTCCAGTGTAATTTTGCAACCAACTTCCAGCAACAGTTGATCATAGGGTTGTGCTGAAGGATCTAGAAATTCTTGCAGAGAGTTTTTATTCGCAGTTTTTTTACTTGACAGGGGTGTAACCCCAGCATTTGTTGGAGGGAGTGACTCTATAGCTCTTGACTGAAATTCAGTGAggtgggatcatagaatcatagattattagagttggaagaggccacatgggccatctattccaaccccctgccatgctggaaaagcacaatcaaagtagccTTGACaaatgaccattcagcctctgtttaaaagcttccaaggaagaaacttccaccagactctgaggcaatgagttttactgctgaacagctctcacagtcagaaagttcttcctaatgttcaggtggaatctccttttctgtaatttgaacccactgctccgaCTCCTAGTTTccacagcagcagaaaacaagcttctcccTCTTCCATGACAGGCATGAATTCTTCATAGCTCCATGAGAGAACAcattcttttgtttatttatttacagtatttatattccgcccttctcaccaggggactcagggcggattacaatccacatatacatggcaaacattcaatgccacagacatacaacatatatagacagacacacaggcaatttaacattccaccttttccggcttcatgaggatatACTCTatttcagccacagggggagctgtcacttcactgtccacttgtgacactgagtccttgatggagtacttcctcattcttatgcatgctgctggaaggttttatggtgtcataaattagttaaattagcgtcCCTgcaaagcggtacctacatttcctact is a window encoding:
- the RWDD2A gene encoding RWD domain-containing protein 2A; protein product: MSSAIKERIQLQMTELEMLFSMFPHKGEITLHDEHTFSNVQKYLNNTEDQDPPRVIEYSVSVTIDAPKVKVNLQVTLPHDYPYMAPQLFARSDALDRQQQFQLNQDLTSYITSLDLGELCIYTAVQWLQDNSISYIQNSKLYSESVPDAKTVKSLFNRMWIYSHHIYRQELRKKIFDCAKKLNLTGFCLTGKPGIICVEGIKGNCEEFWHDVRYPNWKHISCKHVESGETEANVDDLRLFQTFEDLQFQAHGDYGLRNDYHMDLGQFLEFLKAHQSEHVFQILFGVEGKCSEN